From the Polyangiaceae bacterium genome, one window contains:
- a CDS encoding GtrA family protein, with product MVAFGACVLWAHRRPSSPSTAHRELFGRGSALRNLVAGFVATGADFILALGLVGVAQVAPAWATLGGCALGAVVNFTVNRTWTFGSRAPKSLQAVRYGWVSASSALFNAALVSVLLLPSVPFAAAWIGVRAAVFFGWNYPLHRDYVFAPGPGAVAT from the coding sequence GTGGTGGCATTCGGCGCTTGCGTGCTGTGGGCCCACCGCCGCCCGTCCTCACCCTCGACGGCTCACCGAGAGCTCTTCGGCCGCGGGAGCGCACTCCGCAACTTGGTCGCGGGCTTCGTCGCTACCGGCGCGGACTTCATCTTGGCACTGGGACTCGTGGGGGTTGCACAGGTCGCCCCCGCATGGGCAACGCTAGGTGGTTGTGCACTGGGTGCAGTCGTGAACTTCACCGTGAACCGAACCTGGACCTTCGGAAGTCGTGCGCCGAAGAGCCTGCAGGCCGTGCGCTACGGGTGGGTCAGCGCTAGCAGCGCACTGTTCAACGCGGCGCTCGTCAGCGTGTTGCTGCTGCCGAGCGTGCCTTTCGCCGCGGCGTGGATTGGGGTGCGAGCGGCCGTGTTCTTCGGCTGGAACTACCCGCTACATCGAGACTACGTATTTGC